A window from Cryobacterium sp. PAMC25264 encodes these proteins:
- a CDS encoding cation transporter: MSDPVPGRVDEVQQDEIRQARKLQLRRRIRWIVAATIAYNVVEAIIAISAGSAASSAALIGFGLDSIVEVLSAAAVAWQFAAPDPEKREKTALRIIAWSFFALAVYVTIDAGLSLLGVREADHSSVGVVLAAVSLAVMPFLSFAERRAGRELGSASAIADSKQTLICSYLSAALLVGLLLNILFGWAWADSVAALVIVVFAAREGLEAWRGEACKIPVSALTGEREVEHDDCC, from the coding sequence ATGAGCGACCCAGTGCCGGGACGTGTCGACGAGGTCCAACAAGACGAGATCCGGCAGGCGCGGAAGCTGCAGTTGCGGCGGAGGATCAGGTGGATCGTCGCGGCGACGATTGCCTATAACGTCGTCGAGGCCATCATCGCAATCTCGGCCGGAAGCGCCGCATCATCGGCTGCTCTGATCGGATTCGGTCTGGACTCCATCGTCGAGGTTCTCTCCGCGGCCGCTGTGGCATGGCAGTTCGCTGCCCCCGACCCCGAGAAGCGCGAAAAGACGGCCCTCCGAATCATTGCCTGGTCGTTTTTCGCCCTCGCCGTCTATGTGACCATCGACGCAGGATTGTCGTTGCTCGGTGTGCGAGAGGCAGATCACAGCTCGGTCGGAGTCGTCTTGGCTGCGGTCAGCCTGGCGGTAATGCCGTTCCTGAGTTTTGCGGAACGACGTGCCGGCCGGGAACTGGGCTCGGCGTCCGCGATTGCGGATTCGAAGCAAACCTTGATCTGCTCCTATCTCTCTGCCGCCCTCCTCGTCGGATTGCTGCTGAACATCCTGTTCGGGTGGGCGTGGGCGGACTCGGTCGCGGCGCTGGTGATCGTGGTCTTCGCCGCCCGCGAAGGCCTCGAGGCCTGGCGCGGAGAGGCTTGCAAAATCCCGGTGTCGGCGTTGACTGGTGAGCGTGAGGTCGAGCACGACGACTGCTGTTGA
- a CDS encoding helix-turn-helix transcriptional regulator produces the protein MLTIASRVDVMNRLGRAMADPSRSRILLSLLDGPGYPGVLARELELTRSNVSNHLSCLRGCGIVAAVPEGRSTRYEIADPHVTRALVALVDVVLAVDDGAECLDEACDVPLCCGSGA, from the coding sequence ATGCTGACTATTGCTTCGCGGGTGGACGTGATGAACCGTTTGGGCAGGGCGATGGCCGACCCGTCAAGATCCAGAATCCTGCTCTCGCTGCTGGATGGCCCTGGATATCCGGGCGTTCTGGCGCGCGAGTTGGAGTTGACGCGATCGAACGTGTCCAATCATCTGTCCTGCCTGCGAGGCTGCGGGATCGTGGCAGCCGTTCCCGAGGGCCGCTCGACCCGGTATGAGATCGCGGATCCGCATGTGACCCGTGCGCTTGTCGCTTTGGTAGACGTTGTTCTCGCGGTCGATGACGGAGCTGAGTGCCTGGATGAGGCGTGCGATGTGCCGCTGTGTTGCGGGAGTGGCGCATGA
- a CDS encoding DUF6611 family protein — MNSARTVSSGILLNRWLSPVVDGRCRWGSYTVAVGRYGSVAYRLVVYPPGISARQRRWVRLWRGWPILGLVCVLGAFMMMAEAGASILVILTGSTAFYALGAVAVVRGAGPVRKQVIELTAARSTLVPDSRHTRECRYLASLAATLATADHALEEGLSTPAEHEMVWSAIYSNAEHHLAPARTVK; from the coding sequence GTGAATAGTGCGCGAACGGTCAGTTCGGGAATCTTGCTCAACCGGTGGCTCTCCCCGGTCGTTGATGGGCGATGTCGGTGGGGAAGTTACACCGTCGCGGTGGGGCGGTACGGCAGCGTCGCCTACAGGCTCGTGGTTTACCCGCCTGGGATATCGGCGAGACAACGGCGATGGGTGCGGCTCTGGCGCGGCTGGCCGATACTGGGCCTCGTGTGCGTTCTGGGCGCGTTCATGATGATGGCTGAGGCCGGCGCCTCAATACTTGTCATCCTGACCGGCTCCACCGCGTTTTATGCGCTCGGGGCTGTGGCCGTGGTCCGTGGGGCTGGCCCGGTCCGGAAACAGGTCATCGAGCTGACGGCGGCCAGATCCACCCTTGTGCCCGATTCCCGCCACACCCGCGAATGTAGATACTTGGCGTCCCTGGCCGCGACACTGGCGACCGCGGACCATGCGCTGGAGGAAGGACTGTCAACGCCGGCGGAACACGAGATGGTGTGGTCTGCCATCTACTCGAATGCCGAGCATCACCTGGCCCCGGCCCGAACCGTCAAGTAG
- a CDS encoding potassium-transporting ATPase subunit F, translating to MNFFDLLAAALAVAAVVYLVVALVKPERF from the coding sequence GTGAACTTCTTTGACCTGCTTGCCGCGGCGTTGGCCGTTGCCGCTGTGGTGTACCTCGTGGTCGCCCTCGTGAAACCGGAGCGATTCTAG
- the kdpA gene encoding potassium-transporting ATPase subunit KdpA: MDVFFAILQVATLVLILALLYRPLGDYMARIYTSRKDLRVERGFYRVIGVDSSVEQTWKSYLRGVLAFSVVGVLLVYLLQRIQTVLPYSLGLPAVPEGLSFNTAASFVTNTNWQSYSPDVTMGYTVQMAGLAVQNFVSAAVGITIAVALIRGFTKRESSTIGNFWVDLTRGIVRLLLPLAVGGALVLIVSGVIQNFNGFTEITTLSGGLQNVPGGPVASQEVIKNLGTNGGGFFNANASHPFENPNAWTSLVQNVLMLMIPFALPRTFGRMVGNHKQGYAILAVMASIYIASFTALTLLELNGAGTAPELAGGAMEGKEQRFGIFASTLFTSTSTLTSTGAVNSMHDSNTALGGMMPMLNMMLGEVAPGGVGSGLYGMLVLAIIAVFVGGLLVGRTPEYLGKKIGPKEIKLASLYILVVPTIVLMGTALSFAIPAVRADVESTSIWNPGIHGLSEVLYAFTSAANNNGSAFAGLTANTPWLNTALGVAMLLGRFIPIVLVLALAGSLASQDKVPATAGTLPTHRPQFVGLLIGVTLIITALTYFPVLALGPLAEGLQ, from the coding sequence ATGGACGTTTTCTTCGCGATTCTCCAGGTAGCGACCCTGGTACTCATACTCGCCCTGCTCTATCGTCCCCTGGGCGACTACATGGCCCGCATCTATACCTCCAGAAAAGACCTGAGAGTTGAACGCGGCTTCTATCGCGTCATCGGGGTGGATTCCAGCGTCGAACAGACGTGGAAGTCATACCTTCGCGGTGTTCTCGCGTTCTCTGTCGTAGGCGTGCTTCTCGTGTATCTCCTGCAGCGCATCCAAACCGTCCTTCCTTACTCTTTAGGACTCCCTGCGGTTCCGGAAGGGCTGTCGTTCAACACCGCAGCATCGTTTGTAACGAACACGAACTGGCAGTCGTACTCGCCCGATGTGACGATGGGCTACACCGTACAGATGGCCGGCTTGGCGGTGCAGAACTTTGTCTCCGCGGCTGTGGGTATCACGATCGCCGTTGCGCTGATCCGCGGTTTCACGAAACGAGAGTCGTCTACCATCGGAAACTTCTGGGTCGACCTGACCCGCGGGATCGTGCGGCTGCTCTTGCCTCTGGCTGTAGGCGGGGCCCTGGTCCTGATCGTGAGCGGAGTGATCCAGAACTTCAACGGTTTCACTGAGATCACCACCCTCAGCGGCGGGTTGCAAAACGTGCCCGGTGGCCCGGTCGCGTCGCAGGAAGTCATTAAGAACCTCGGCACTAACGGTGGCGGTTTCTTCAACGCCAACGCGTCACACCCCTTCGAGAACCCCAACGCCTGGACGAGCCTGGTTCAGAACGTCTTGATGCTGATGATCCCGTTCGCCCTCCCGCGCACTTTCGGTCGCATGGTCGGCAACCATAAACAGGGCTACGCGATCCTCGCCGTCATGGCATCGATCTACATTGCCTCATTCACCGCCCTCACCCTGCTTGAGCTCAACGGTGCCGGAACAGCGCCGGAGCTTGCCGGTGGTGCTATGGAGGGTAAGGAACAACGGTTCGGCATCTTCGCTTCCACCCTGTTCACCTCAACGAGCACCCTGACGTCGACAGGTGCGGTCAACTCGATGCACGACTCCAACACTGCACTCGGTGGAATGATGCCGATGCTCAACATGATGCTCGGCGAGGTCGCCCCAGGCGGCGTTGGCTCTGGCCTTTACGGGATGCTGGTCCTAGCGATCATCGCGGTCTTCGTCGGCGGACTGCTGGTCGGCCGTACTCCCGAGTACCTGGGTAAGAAGATCGGGCCGAAAGAGATCAAACTCGCAAGCCTCTACATCCTGGTTGTTCCCACCATCGTGCTGATGGGCACAGCATTGAGTTTCGCGATCCCCGCAGTGCGGGCAGACGTGGAATCAACGTCGATCTGGAACCCCGGCATCCATGGGCTCTCCGAGGTGCTTTACGCATTCACCTCCGCGGCCAACAACAACGGATCTGCATTCGCCGGGCTCACCGCGAACACTCCCTGGCTGAATACAGCCCTCGGTGTTGCGATGCTTCTCGGCCGGTTCATCCCGATCGTGTTGGTGCTCGCCTTGGCCGGTTCCCTCGCCTCCCAGGACAAAGTGCCGGCGACCGCAGGAACTCTGCCCACGCACCGGCCCCAGTTCGTGGGTCTTCTTATCGGCGTGACGCTGATCATCACTGCTCTCACATATTTCCCCGTACTCGCGCTGGGTCCCCTAGCGGAAGGGCTGCAGTAA
- the kdpB gene encoding potassium-transporting ATPase subunit KdpB: MSTTTTTTTAPHTPDAIRAPRSQSAFSAEQMIAAVPGAFRKLDPRQMWRNPVMFIVEVGAAFTTVLAVAEPFLGGPESSGGSAVPASFTWGIAVWLWLTVLFANLAESVAEGRGKAQADSLRKTRTSTTAHTVTGYNPHGDPAATTTPTREVSSADLQLGDVVVVVAGDLIPGDGDIIWGIASVDESAITGESAPVVRESGGDRSAVTGGTRVLSDRIIVKITSKPGETFVDRMIGLVEGASRQKTPNEIALNILLASLTIIFVIVTLTLNPIASYSAATVSLPVLVALLVCLIPTTIGALLSAIGIAGMDRLVQHNVLAMSGRAVEAAGDVTTLLLDKTGTITYGNRRASEFVTLEGVHADELIRTAALSSLADPTPEGKSVVDLAGVEGIHVGEFAPGDIVPFTAQTRMSGLDQPDGTQIRKGAGSAVIAWIEQDGRVASSVLADLDDHVERIANSGGTPLVVAVKSATGEGRILGVVHLKDIVKEGLKERFAEMRAMGIRTVMITGDNPLTAKAIAAEAGVDDFLAEATPEDKLALIRREQQGGNLVAMTGDGTNDAPALAQADVGVAMNTGTSAAKEAGNMVDLDSDPSKLIDIVRIGKQLLITRGALTTFSIANDIAKYFAIIPAMFMGVFPGLAVLNIMGLHSPSSAVLSAIIFNAIVIVVLIPLALRGVKYRPLSASKILSRNLLVYGVGGVIAPFIGIKLIDIIVGLLPGF, from the coding sequence ATGTCCACCACAACCACAACCACTACGGCGCCGCACACACCTGACGCCATACGCGCCCCGAGATCGCAAAGCGCCTTCAGCGCCGAGCAAATGATCGCTGCCGTACCCGGAGCATTTAGAAAGCTCGATCCTCGCCAGATGTGGCGCAACCCCGTCATGTTTATCGTGGAGGTTGGTGCAGCGTTCACGACGGTGCTCGCCGTCGCCGAACCATTCCTGGGCGGCCCGGAATCCTCGGGCGGTTCCGCCGTGCCGGCGTCCTTCACCTGGGGCATCGCCGTGTGGCTGTGGCTGACCGTGCTCTTCGCCAATCTGGCCGAGTCCGTCGCCGAGGGTCGCGGCAAGGCGCAGGCAGACAGCCTGCGCAAGACCCGCACCAGCACGACCGCCCACACGGTCACTGGGTACAACCCCCATGGTGATCCCGCCGCAACGACAACGCCCACCCGGGAGGTGTCCTCCGCGGATCTGCAGCTCGGGGACGTGGTTGTCGTCGTCGCCGGCGATCTGATACCGGGCGATGGCGACATCATCTGGGGAATCGCCTCGGTCGACGAATCAGCCATCACCGGCGAATCTGCTCCGGTGGTTCGCGAATCCGGTGGTGACCGCAGCGCCGTGACCGGAGGCACAAGGGTGCTTTCCGACCGCATCATTGTGAAGATCACCAGCAAGCCTGGCGAGACATTCGTGGACAGGATGATTGGCCTTGTCGAAGGCGCGTCCCGCCAGAAGACACCCAACGAGATCGCCCTGAACATTCTCCTGGCCAGCCTCACGATCATCTTCGTCATCGTCACGCTGACCCTGAATCCGATCGCGTCGTACTCTGCGGCGACAGTCAGCCTCCCGGTCTTGGTCGCCCTTTTGGTCTGTCTGATCCCCACCACCATCGGCGCGCTGCTTTCCGCGATCGGCATCGCAGGAATGGACCGGCTCGTGCAGCACAACGTTCTGGCCATGTCCGGGCGCGCCGTTGAAGCCGCAGGCGACGTCACGACGCTGCTGCTGGACAAGACCGGAACCATCACCTACGGCAACCGGCGCGCATCCGAATTCGTCACCCTCGAGGGAGTCCACGCCGACGAGCTCATCCGCACGGCTGCACTCTCTTCGCTGGCTGACCCGACACCGGAAGGTAAGTCGGTGGTCGACCTGGCCGGGGTAGAAGGGATCCACGTGGGCGAATTCGCGCCCGGTGACATCGTCCCCTTCACCGCACAAACTCGGATGAGCGGACTCGATCAGCCCGACGGTACCCAGATCCGCAAGGGCGCCGGCTCCGCCGTCATCGCCTGGATCGAACAGGATGGCCGGGTGGCCAGTTCCGTCCTGGCTGATCTGGACGACCACGTGGAGCGCATCGCCAACAGCGGTGGCACCCCGCTCGTCGTTGCGGTGAAGTCCGCCACCGGCGAAGGCCGTATTCTCGGTGTCGTTCACCTCAAAGACATCGTCAAGGAGGGCCTGAAGGAACGCTTCGCCGAGATGCGCGCTATGGGCATTCGCACGGTGATGATCACCGGCGATAACCCGCTGACAGCTAAAGCGATCGCAGCCGAAGCGGGCGTGGACGACTTCCTCGCCGAGGCCACCCCTGAAGACAAGCTCGCTCTGATCCGCCGCGAACAGCAGGGCGGCAACCTTGTCGCCATGACCGGTGACGGCACTAACGACGCCCCAGCGCTCGCGCAGGCGGACGTCGGCGTGGCGATGAACACGGGAACCTCAGCCGCAAAAGAAGCCGGCAACATGGTCGACCTTGACTCGGACCCGAGCAAGTTGATTGACATCGTGAGAATCGGAAAGCAGCTGTTGATCACCCGTGGGGCGCTCACCACGTTCTCCATCGCCAACGACATCGCCAAGTACTTCGCCATCATCCCCGCCATGTTCATGGGGGTCTTCCCCGGCCTGGCAGTGCTGAACATCATGGGTTTGCATTCCCCATCCTCGGCCGTGCTCTCAGCGATCATCTTCAACGCCATCGTCATCGTCGTCTTGATCCCGTTGGCTCTGCGCGGGGTGAAGTACCGTCCGCTGAGTGCGTCCAAGATCCTCAGCCGCAACCTCCTCGTTTACGGCGTCGGCGGCGTCATCGCGCCCTTCATCGGAATCAAGCTGATCGATATTATCGTCGGCTTGCTTCCCGGCTTCTAA
- the kdpC gene encoding potassium-transporting ATPase subunit KdpC, with translation MSAPRSGIAHYWVALRAMLVLTVALGVAYPLVVTGIGQVALPAQANGSIETVDGDPVGSALIGQSFSDAEGNPLPEWFQPRPSAAGDGYDAGASSGSNYGPENADLIAAIKERKAQIAEFNGVSPDDIPADALTASSSGLDPHISPEYALLQVDRIAAARDLSADDVRALVEEHIQARDLGYLGEPTVNVLQLNIALEALQA, from the coding sequence ATGAGCGCACCACGCTCGGGTATCGCGCATTACTGGGTCGCCCTCCGCGCCATGCTCGTCTTGACCGTCGCCCTCGGAGTGGCCTACCCGCTCGTCGTCACCGGGATCGGGCAGGTCGCCCTCCCGGCCCAGGCAAACGGATCCATCGAAACCGTGGACGGTGACCCCGTGGGATCTGCCCTGATCGGGCAGTCCTTCTCCGACGCCGAAGGGAACCCGCTTCCCGAATGGTTCCAGCCCCGCCCATCGGCTGCCGGAGACGGCTACGACGCCGGTGCCTCCAGCGGATCTAACTACGGGCCAGAGAACGCTGACCTGATCGCCGCGATCAAGGAACGCAAGGCGCAGATCGCCGAGTTCAACGGCGTCAGCCCTGACGACATCCCCGCGGATGCCCTCACGGCGTCATCATCCGGTCTGGACCCGCACATCAGCCCGGAGTATGCCCTACTCCAGGTCGACCGGATCGCAGCGGCACGGGATCTCTCCGCGGATGACGTTCGCGCACTGGTCGAGGAGCACATTCAGGCCCGAGACCTGGGCTACCTCGGCGAGCCGACAGTGAACGTGCTGCAGCTAAACATCGCTCTCGAAGCCCTGCAGGCTTAG
- a CDS encoding ATP-binding protein yields MKRGRLRVLLGAAPGVGKTYTMLEEGKRLLGEGQDVVVAVVETHGRAATAAMADGLEVIPRMTILHRGVELTEMDLAAVILRKPDIALVDELAHTNAPGSEHDKRWQDVESLLAAGIDVMSTINIQHIESLNDVVQQITGAPQRETVPDEVLRAADQIEVVDLAPQALRGRLADGRVYPAERIDAALSNYFRLGNLTALRELALLWLADEVDTALKSYRAEHGIDSKWEARERVVIALTGGPEGETLIRRGARIAARSAGGELLAVHVTSQNGLRSAHPGALGHQRTLVETLGGTYHQVVGDDIPHSLVEFAKGANATQLVIGVSRRSRLMAALTGPGIGSTVIRESGNIDVHIVTHAAAGGRFALPRLVGAVTMKRRILGFVLALLGGPLVTWLLASFRSPESITSDVLTYQLLVVLVALIGGIWPALFAAFLSGLTLDFFFVEPIYTITVDEPLHLFALVLYVLNAALVSYVVDQAARRTRAAKRSAAESELLATISGSVLRGQSALQALISRTREAFNLTGVRLLVDGQILVGDGEPTEPAHFTTVPVGTRATLELHGGDLQASERRLLAVIAAQIDAAMEHSALTATANEIGPLAETDRVRSALLTAVGHDLRRPLAAATAAISGLRSTDVSWSTSDRDELIATADESLQTLAVLVTDLLDVSRVEAGVLGISLDVLDAGDVILPSLDELKLGPQAVELDLDPNLPSLIADQGLLQRVVVNLLANASRFAPPGTRVRISTSSFGGTVEIRVIDHGPGIAPERRDDIFVPFQRLGDTDNLTGLGLGLALAKGFTEGMGGTLETETTPGGGLTMVVSLPAVHPDGTDSASEKNYSHIKTEPAATAAQESI; encoded by the coding sequence ATGAAACGAGGGCGGCTACGAGTGCTGCTCGGTGCCGCCCCCGGCGTCGGGAAAACCTACACGATGCTCGAGGAGGGCAAACGTCTCCTCGGTGAAGGCCAAGACGTGGTGGTCGCGGTCGTGGAAACCCACGGCCGCGCCGCCACGGCCGCCATGGCCGACGGCCTCGAGGTCATCCCACGCATGACGATCCTGCACCGCGGCGTCGAACTGACCGAGATGGATCTTGCTGCGGTGATCCTGCGGAAACCCGACATTGCCTTGGTTGACGAGCTGGCGCACACGAACGCACCCGGCTCCGAACACGACAAACGGTGGCAGGACGTGGAATCCCTGCTGGCTGCGGGAATCGACGTGATGTCGACAATCAACATTCAGCACATCGAATCTCTCAACGACGTCGTGCAACAAATCACCGGTGCACCGCAACGCGAAACCGTCCCAGACGAAGTACTCCGCGCTGCCGACCAGATCGAAGTCGTAGACCTCGCCCCCCAAGCGTTACGTGGACGCTTAGCCGATGGCCGTGTTTACCCAGCCGAACGCATCGACGCGGCTTTGTCGAACTACTTCCGCTTGGGCAACCTCACCGCGCTGCGAGAACTCGCCCTGCTCTGGCTGGCGGATGAGGTCGATACCGCGTTGAAGTCATACCGTGCCGAGCATGGAATCGATAGCAAATGGGAAGCCCGAGAACGAGTGGTCATCGCACTCACCGGTGGTCCTGAGGGAGAAACCCTCATCCGACGCGGCGCACGAATCGCTGCCCGCTCCGCAGGCGGGGAGCTCCTCGCGGTACATGTCACCAGCCAAAACGGGCTTAGATCCGCGCACCCGGGCGCGCTTGGACACCAGCGAACCCTCGTCGAGACCCTCGGCGGAACCTACCACCAGGTCGTCGGTGACGATATTCCCCACTCTCTGGTCGAATTCGCCAAGGGCGCCAACGCCACACAACTTGTCATAGGAGTTAGCCGGAGAAGCCGCCTGATGGCCGCGCTCACCGGTCCCGGAATCGGGTCCACCGTGATTCGCGAATCCGGCAACATCGATGTGCACATCGTCACGCACGCCGCCGCCGGAGGCCGCTTCGCGCTTCCTCGACTCGTCGGCGCAGTCACCATGAAACGACGCATCCTGGGTTTTGTTCTCGCCCTGCTCGGCGGCCCACTGGTGACCTGGCTACTCGCGTCGTTCCGAAGCCCGGAATCGATCACCAGCGATGTCCTCACCTACCAGCTCCTGGTCGTCCTCGTCGCCCTGATCGGTGGGATCTGGCCCGCCCTTTTTGCGGCTTTCCTCTCGGGCCTCACTCTCGATTTCTTCTTCGTCGAACCCATCTACACCATCACCGTCGATGAGCCACTGCATCTGTTTGCGCTCGTACTGTACGTGCTCAACGCTGCCCTGGTCAGCTACGTTGTCGATCAAGCCGCTCGCCGCACCCGAGCAGCGAAACGCTCCGCAGCGGAGTCCGAACTGCTCGCCACCATCTCCGGGAGCGTCCTCCGGGGCCAAAGCGCCCTCCAAGCGTTGATCAGCCGCACTCGGGAAGCGTTCAACCTCACCGGGGTACGGCTGCTCGTCGACGGGCAAATTCTCGTCGGGGACGGAGAACCCACCGAACCCGCACACTTCACCACAGTGCCAGTGGGGACCCGTGCCACCCTTGAACTTCATGGGGGCGACTTGCAGGCATCAGAACGACGGCTGCTCGCGGTGATCGCCGCCCAGATCGATGCTGCCATGGAGCATTCTGCCCTTACCGCGACCGCCAACGAGATCGGGCCACTAGCCGAAACCGACCGGGTGCGCAGTGCCCTGCTCACCGCCGTCGGTCACGACCTACGCCGCCCACTCGCCGCGGCCACCGCCGCGATCAGCGGATTACGCTCAACCGACGTTTCCTGGTCCACGAGCGATCGTGACGAACTTATCGCCACCGCAGACGAGAGTCTGCAAACTCTCGCGGTACTTGTGACCGATCTCCTTGACGTTAGCCGAGTCGAAGCCGGCGTTCTCGGCATTTCCCTCGACGTTCTCGATGCGGGGGACGTGATCCTGCCGTCACTGGATGAGCTGAAGCTAGGACCGCAAGCTGTCGAGCTTGACCTGGACCCGAATCTGCCCTCCCTCATCGCCGACCAGGGACTGCTCCAACGAGTGGTGGTGAATCTACTCGCGAACGCTTCCCGCTTCGCCCCGCCCGGCACACGAGTGCGCATCTCCACCAGCAGCTTTGGTGGCACCGTCGAAATCCGTGTCATCGACCATGGGCCCGGTATCGCCCCCGAACGGCGCGACGATATCTTCGTTCCGTTCCAACGGCTCGGTGACACGGACAACCTCACGGGCCTGGGCCTGGGGCTCGCTTTAGCCAAGGGCTTTACCGAAGGAATGGGCGGCACCCTGGAAACCGAGACTACGCCCGGCGGCGGACTAACGATGGTTGTCTCCCTGCCCGCGGTGCACCCCGACGGCACGGACTCAGCGTCAGAAAAGAATTACTCGCACATCAAAACGGAACCCGCTGCGACTGCGGCCCAGGAGAGCATATGA
- a CDS encoding response regulator, translating to MKILIADDDPQILRALRITLGARGYEIITAVNGAEALNEAIAQRPDIFMLDLGMPELDGIQVIQGLRGWTQSPILVVSGRTGAAEKVEALDAGADDYVTKPFSIDELLARIRALTRRVPNQEAAPITRIAKIEINLAAKTVTRDTPDSTQLVRLTPTEWQVLEVLVQNAGKLVTRQSLLTEIWGSEHITDTGYLRLYVAQLRKKIEPDPSRPRYLLTEPGMGYRFMPDRRREHPPVANVDAQ from the coding sequence ATGAAGATCCTTATTGCCGATGACGATCCACAGATACTTCGCGCACTGCGAATCACCCTCGGGGCACGCGGCTACGAAATAATTACTGCGGTGAACGGTGCGGAAGCACTAAACGAAGCCATTGCGCAACGCCCCGACATCTTCATGCTCGATCTCGGTATGCCCGAACTCGATGGCATCCAAGTCATCCAAGGACTCCGCGGCTGGACTCAATCGCCCATTCTTGTTGTTTCCGGACGAACCGGTGCCGCAGAAAAAGTTGAAGCCCTCGATGCTGGCGCAGATGACTACGTCACGAAACCATTTTCGATCGATGAACTCCTCGCGCGAATACGCGCTCTGACGAGACGGGTTCCGAACCAAGAAGCCGCACCCATCACGCGCATCGCAAAAATCGAGATTAATCTCGCGGCCAAAACCGTCACCAGAGACACACCAGATAGCACCCAACTCGTTCGGCTCACGCCGACGGAATGGCAAGTCCTGGAAGTACTTGTCCAGAATGCAGGAAAGCTCGTCACCCGTCAGAGTCTCCTGACCGAGATCTGGGGGTCCGAACACATCACTGACACTGGCTACCTTCGCCTCTATGTCGCACAGCTACGAAAAAAAATCGAGCCCGATCCCAGCCGACCGCGCTACCTGCTAACTGAGCCAGGGATGGGATACCGGTTCATGCCGGACCGCCGTCGGGAGCATCCGCCCGTGGCCAACGTGGACGCACAGTGA
- a CDS encoding phosphotransferase gives MGDWLRRYHSAVADFVPPPGSRWREGLAWEPGQIIGHNDAAPYNAVWDENGLVGFVDWDMAGPTTPAADRAWVAFSWVQLHARQVVVDEGFAAFGKRRDRLETFLQSYGWGGTINDVLELVGQRIHTQLDLSNLHQRSEAFRA, from the coding sequence GTGGGCGACTGGCTCAGGCGTTACCACTCGGCGGTCGCAGACTTCGTCCCGCCCCCTGGCTCACGGTGGCGTGAGGGTCTGGCTTGGGAGCCCGGCCAAATCATTGGGCACAACGACGCGGCGCCGTACAACGCGGTTTGGGATGAAAATGGGCTTGTAGGGTTCGTTGACTGGGACATGGCTGGTCCAACTACGCCCGCCGCTGATCGCGCTTGGGTCGCATTCTCCTGGGTGCAGCTCCACGCACGGCAGGTCGTCGTGGACGAAGGATTTGCTGCGTTCGGAAAACGCCGTGATCGTCTAGAGACGTTTCTCCAGTCCTACGGATGGGGCGGCACGATCAACGATGTGCTCGAGCTCGTCGGCCAACGCATCCACACACAACTCGATCTAAGTAACCTGCACCAACGGTCAGAAGCGTTTCGCGCATAA